In Carassius auratus strain Wakin chromosome 36, ASM336829v1, whole genome shotgun sequence, the following are encoded in one genomic region:
- the LOC113055021 gene encoding lactosylceramide 1,3-N-acetyl-beta-D-glucosaminyltransferase A-like produces MFIKFRRVKKLKFLQLVLMCCVMSVLMVYWEHVDDHVVSHVKSYSYRYLVNSYDFINKSLSISPQQAARFGSYPYLLNNEDICKDNDVLLLLFVKTSPGNFRRRQDIRSTWGNESYISHKLGVVIKVVFAMGVYSDVNSDSLRRKELHKELHKEHMNHGDLVQQNFHDTFHNLTVKLLLQFRWTHDNCAHAHFLMSADDDVFIHMPNLVRYLQDLRSQNVRNLWVGHVHRGAPPVRRRDSKYYMPFDMYQWSSYPDYTAGAGYVVSGDVAAKIYQATLSLNASIYIDDVFMGICAIVAGVSPQGHVYFSGEGKTLYHPCIYEKMITSHGHEEDIRNLWKVATAPQVEAISSGLFGKLYCTAVKMKLLCKPYFTNTYPCMAAFI; encoded by the coding sequence ATGTTCATAAAGTTCAGAAGAGTCAAAAAATTGAAATTTCTACAGCTTGTCTTGATGTGCTGTGTCATGTCAGTCCTCATGGTTTACTGGGAACATGTGGACGACCACGTTGTGAGCCATGTGAAGTCATACTCCTACCGCTACCTAGTCAACAGCTATGATTTCATCAACAAAAGCCTCAGCATCAGCCCACAGCAAGCTGCCAGGTTTGGGAGCTACCCATATTTGCTAAACAACGAGGACATTTGTAAAGACAACGACGTGCTGCTTCTTCTCTTTGTGAAGACCTCCCCGGGGAACTTCAGAAGACGACAGGACATACGCTCCACTTGGGGCAACGAGTCCTACATAAGTCACAAGCTAGGTGTTGTCATAAAAGTAGTGTTTGCAATGGGTGTTTACTCTGACGTGAACTCTGATAGCTTGAGGCGGAAAGAATTGCACAAAGAATTGCACAAGGAGCACATGAACCATGGTGACCTGGTTCAGCAGAACTTCCATGACACATTCCATAACCTCACTGTAAAACTGCTGCTTCAATTCCGCTGGACGCATGACAACTGCGCCCATGCCCACTTCCTCATGTCTGCTGACGATGATGTCTTCATCCATATGCCTAATCTAGTGCGCTACCTTCAGGACCTCAGAAGCCAGAACGTGCGTAACCTTTGGGTCGGCCATGTGCACAGGGGGGCGCCTCCAGTTCGGCGTAGGGACAGTAAGTACTACATGCCTTTCGATATGTACCAGTGGTCGTCCTACCCAGATTACACCGCCGGGGCGGGGTACGTTGTCTCTGGCGACGTGGCAGCCAAAATCTATCAGGCCACGCTATCTCTGAATGCCTCTATTTATATCGATGACGTCTTCATGGGGATCTGTGCCATTGTAGCGGGCGTCTCACCTCAGGGACATGTTTATTTCTCGGGTGAGGGGAAAACACTCTATCACCCGTGCATCTACGAAAAAATGATCACCTCTCATGGACACGAGGAAGATATCAGGAATCTGTGGAAAGTTGCAACCGCCCCACAGGTAGAAGCTATTTCTTCTGGACTGTTTGGGAAACTCTATTGTAcagctgtgaaaatgaaactgCTCTGTAAGCCGTACTTTACAAACACGTATCCGTGTATGGCAGCTTTTATATGA